A stretch of DNA from Candidatus Cloacimonas sp.:
TCTAATCATTTTCCGGAAAAGCTTTTCCGCCATTGGAGAACGGCAAATATTGGCTGAACAGACAAACATCACAACCGGCAGCTGAAATCCCTGTTTTATTTCATAAAAAGGTATAGAACCCTCCCGCAGGCATTTTATTTCATCATTGCTTCCGCTTTCTTCAGAACTGATATATTCTACAATAGTAGAGGGCACGGAAGAACTTTTCATCTCCCGGGAGGCAGGTAACAGAGCAAAATCAAACCAGGAAGCATAATTACGCACTATTCTATCATAATTCTCTTCAGGATGTAAACCGGAAATATTTACACTGGTGCTGATAAGAGGTTCTCCCAGCAAGGAAATTAAAGCCCTTAGAGCAGGATCGGAAGGAACTCTTAAGGCAACTTTATTCCCCTTTGCTATTTGAGCAAAAATGGCATCCTCATAGTTAAAAACCAGGGTTAAGTTTCCAGGCCAGTATTGATGCATTAAAGGGCGTAAAGCAGAAGGTATTTTATCTTGTTCCAAAACACTAATATCTGGTATCAGAGCAATAAAACCCTCTTTATCGGGTCTTTGTTTCAATTCTTCAATGCGGGCAATTGTTTCTATGGAAGAAAGCCGACAACCGATTCCCCACATAGAACCGGTCCAATGTAAAATGGTAGAATGCGTTAGCGGGTTACTGCTAATAAATCTTTCCAGCTTCCGTAAGCCGGGGTCTTTCAAAACGAGCATAACACTCCCCTTTATTCCAAGTAAGGTATTGGATTGATAGCTTTACCATCTTTGCGTAATTCAAAATGCAGAGAGGGCTGGCTTGCGGAGCCGGTACTTCCGCTTTTCGCAATGGTTTGTCCTTTTTTAACCTTCGCTCCTCTGCTAACAAGTAATTCGCTGTTATAAGCATACAAAGTAAAAAAGCCGTTCTTATGGTCAATAATAAGCAGTTTTCCTTGTCCACCGTAGCGATCGGCAAAAATTACTTCGCCATCATCAGAGGCAACTACTTTAGTTCCTTCTTTGGCAGCAATATCTATTCCGTTGCTAACTACGCTGGTTCCGTAACTTCTGGTTTCTTCTCCATAGCTGCGAATTATTTTTCCTCTAAGGGGCCAGGAGATTTTTTTGCCTGTAAACTGGTAACTGGCCGGTTCTTTGCCTTGTTGTTTCATCAATTGGGCAATTAAGCTTTCCAGTTCTGAACTGTCTTTTTTCAGCTTTGCCACTTGTGCCTGCAGCTTTTTCTGCTCTTCGGTTAATTTTTGACTTTGCGTAGAAAGGGTTTTAATTTGTTTTTCGTAGCCGGTTTTTTTAGAGCTTTCCGTTTTCATCGTGCGAGAGACCTTGGTTGCGTGTTCGCGGTGCAGTTCCTGAACCTGAGTAAGGGCTATTTTATAGCCGGAAAGAATATCTATTTTTTGTCTGGTTCCTTCTATGAATGCTTTCAGCAATCGCTGATCCCGATGTCTGACATTTAATTTTTTATAGGATTTATCCACTCGCAGCAGCAGGTCCAGTTCTGCATTTTGTTCTCTGTGCATATCACTTAAGCGCATTTCTGTATCTGAAATTCTTTGCTCCACTGATTGAAGCGAATCCTGCACAATCTTTTCTTCCGTTTTCAGCTTTTGCAGGTTTTTCTCCGTTCTTTGTTTCAGAGAGGCAGTGCGGTTTATTTCTTTTTCAGTTTTCTGTTTTTTGGTTTGAGTTTGTTTCACTTTTTGTTCTGTGCTTTCCAGTTGTCTTTGCATTTCTCTCAACTGCTGCATTTTATCTTCCAGTTCGTCGGCATAATAAACTGTGAAAAAAACACATAGCAAAAATATCAGCCATTTATGAGGCATTGTTTTCTCCGCTAAAAAATCTCACCGTCAGAATTTTCAGGCGTCTTATAAGTGTCAACTCTATTTTTCTTTTTCTTCTTTCAGGTGTTCGCGTAAAAAATCGTGATATTCTTTATTATTGAATACCAGGAAATCGTGTGTGCCTTTATAAGCATACCCGTTAGAATCAATAAAAAGCACCGTATCTACATAACGCAAGGTAGATAGACGGTGAGAAATTACTATTGCTGCAATTCCCGGGTAGTTTTCATCCAGTGCCTGCCAGAGTTTTTCTTCGTTTTCAGCATCCAGAGAGGCAGTTATATCATCCAAAATGAGCAATTGCGGTTTTTTAACTAAAGCCCGGGCAATAGTTAACCGCTGTTTTTGCCCTCCGGAAACGCTAAGTCCTCTATTGCCAACAAAGGTAGCGTCTTTTTCCGGAAAAGAGGCAATTTCATCTTCCAGTTGCGAGGTTTTAACTGCAATTTGATATTCCCTTTCCGATGCTTTTTCCACGGCAAAAAGAATGTTATCCTTCACGGAACCGCCAAAAAGAAGAGGTTCCTGAGGAACATAAGCAACTATATTACGCAGGGATTTAACATCAATTTCATTGATGGGTTTGCCGTTAATTTTAATGGTTCCGCTGTCATATTTCAGCAAGCCCAATAACAGATTGGCAATAGTGGTCTTCCCGCTTCCGGTGGCACCTAAGATTAGCATCCTTTCTCCTTTGTTCAATTCAAAACTTACATTTTTCAGCACCGGAGAGGGTTTGTCAGGATACTGGAAGGATACATTTTCAAAGGATAAAGTGGAGAATTCCTTCACTTTATGCTGACCGTTAAGTTCATCATTTAAAGTAGGATAGGATTTCATTTCTTCCAAACGGTCTATATTTACAAATGCCTGTTTACCGGAAACAAAGAGTTGGGGCAAATCAATCAGCGGATAAATCATCATTGATAGATAGGTGTAAAACAGAAAAAAGGTGCCAACCGTTATTTCTCCTTTCACAGCAAGATAACCGCCAAAGAGGATAACTCCAATTTGGGCAATGTAATCAATGTATTGCCAGAGTAAAGAAAGAATGGCATTCAATTTCACCATACTCATTTCCGTTTTAAACCTTTTATTTAAAGCTATATCAAAGAAACGGTTATATTTTTCTTCGCTTACAAAGCTTTTAACAATCCGGATACCCGAAAAACTCATTTCCAATTGATTATTGATAGCAGAAATTGCCTGCTGATTACGATTATAATTAGTATATACTTTATCGGAGGTGAAATAGAAAATCAGCATCATAAATGGCAGCGGAGCAATGGAAAGCAAAGTTAGTTTCACATTGATGCTGAACATTACAACTAACGCAAACAAAATCATACTGAACGAATTGAAAGCCCGAAAAATGCCGGAACACAAAAACCAGCTAACCCTGGGAAAATCGGAAAGGTCATCAGTTAAACGGGTAACAATATCACCGGTTCTGAATTTCTGGAAAAAAGTAAAATCCTTAGTTAAAATATGCTTGAAATAGAACACTCGCAAAGAGTGCTCAAAACGCATATTCACCCAACCCCTAATCCCGGGATAAATGCCTGTAACAAGTTCAGCCAAACCAATAGCAAACAGAATCTTTATAATTCTATAAACCGCTTGCATCGGTTCAGGATATTTTGCCGGAAATTGTAATATGTCTTTCAGCAAGTCCAACATTTCTTTAAAAACATAAGGAAAAGCAATAGACACAACGGATGACAGCAGAGTGAGCACTACCATAATCAGCACAAACCATTTTTGAGATTTATACTGTTCCAAAATCCACTTCAGGTGTTTATTCATCCTGCACCTTCAACATTTGCAATTCCACCAGCTTTTGATATTCGGGTGATTTCTGTAACAGCTCGTTATGCTTACCTCGGGCAGTTATTCTGCCATCGCTGAAATAGAGAATTTCATCGGCATCCAGCACAGAAGTAAGACGGTGAGCTACAATCAGAGCAGTTTTGCCGGCTAATAAATTTTCCATTGAACGTTGGATTTTTGCCTCGGTTTGAGGGTCTATAGAAGCCGTTGCCTCATCCATAATAATTATTTCGGATTCAAAAGCAAGAGCACGGGCAAAGCTAACCAGCTGCTTTTCACCTTGAGAAATATTTTGTCCCCGTTCCGCAAGTTCCGCATTAATCCCTTCGGGCAATTTTCGGATAAATTCATCCAATTGGACAATAGAAATTGCTTTTTGAACCTTTTCTTCATCAATCTGGTCATTATAAACCCGCACATTTTCCAAAATACTGCCGGGAAAGAGATATACATCCTGCAAAATGAGCCCAATCTTTTTTCTCCATTCCCGAAAGTTCATTTCGCTTAAAGGGACGCCATCAATTAATATTCTCCCTTTTTCCACAGGATAAAAACCGCATAACAAACTTACAGTGGTGGTTTTACCACTGCCGGAAGCACCAACTAATGCTATTTTCTTTCCCTTGGGTATGGTGAATGAAACATCCTTCAGAACCCATTCATTTTCCTTATAGGCAAACCAAACATTCTCAAACTTAATTTCTTGTTCAAAAACAGGTATCTGCGTTCCGGTAAAGATATCATCTTCAGAAGGCAGTTCGGTTAATTCCAAAATCCTTTTCAGAGAAGCAAATGAACGCTGAATTTGCATCACATTTTCGGAAATTTGCATTAGGGGCCATACCAGCTGATAAATATATTGAATAAAAACAATCAGAATTCCAACCGTTAAGGTTCCGGCAATAATTTTGGGAGCAGAAACAAGAATCACAATGATGATAAAGACCACATTGATCATAAAACTGAAGATACTTTGTGAACTGTATTCAATCATCTGAGTATGAACTTCTATTTTTTTCTTCTCTTTTGATGCTTTTTCCACATCTTTCAGAGCTCTTTTCTCCTGATTTAATGCCTGAATCATTTGAATGCCTTGCACATAATCAGTTATTTTAGCAGTAATTACAGCATAGCGTTCCCGAATTTGACGAAAGAACTTATTCAAATATTTAAACAAAAACCAGTAGCCGATTCCACAAAGAATTATCGCCGGCAAAATATAAATCGTTATTTTCCACTGCAGAATGAAAAGAATTATGAAACCACCAATGAAAAACAATACATTGCCGATAATTGTGATAGACAGATCGGAAAAGAGAACTTTAACCCTTTCACTATCACTTTCCACGCGGGCAATAAGTTCACCTACCGGCTGTTTATTAAACCAGGAAACAGGTAACTTCAATAAATGACTGAACACATCACCCTTGAACTTAGTGATGATTTTTATACCTAAACGGGAAAGTAACAAAATCTGCAAATAGGAAAGCAACCCCGAAAGCAACACTACGGCAATAAAATAAAAGCCATAGCGAAACATCTGTGCCATATTCTTATCCGGTATGCTGTGATCAATAATTTGTGCTAAAATAAGAGGATTGAGCAACCGTAAACCGGAAGTAATCAGCATTGCAAAAAGTCCAAAGAATAGCAGTCCCAAATCCTTTTTCACGAAAGGAAAGAGGAGCTTCAGATAATATGTGAATGTCTGCTTTTTCTCAGCCACTTTTTGCACCTTTTTAATGTTTCTTTCTTGGGGGATTTATTTAAAATAATGGTCGGGATGAGAGGATTTGAACCTCCGACTTCTCGGTCCCGAACCGAGCGCGCTAACCGGTCTGCGCTACATCCCGATCTTTTTTTTTATGCTATCTTTAAAAGCTGGATATTCTGTCAAGCAAGAACTTTTTTTTGCTCCTGATGTTTTAAAATAGAGTTGGTAGAATTTTTGTTTTAACTCTAAACAAACAGCTTGTTTTGACTTACAATTTTGCCACTACCAACACAGAAACCACATACCACAAATTGCAAACACTTACATCCACACTACAACTGGTCTCCTCATTTCAAAATTGTGAGTTAAAACAAGAACCCAGCACAATGGCAACCGAATTTTACCAACCCCTCAAATTTTACAATCGTGAAAGAATGTTATTTTTCACTTTTGCAGGGTCAGGTTGGAATTGTTCAGAAATAGAAACTTCGCGACGAATTTTTGTTTTAACTCTAAACAAACAGCTTGTTTTGACTTACAATTTTGCCACTACCAACACAGAAACCACATACCACAAATTGCAAACACTTACATCCACACTACAACTGGTCTCCTCATTTCAAAATTGTGAGTTAAAACAAGAACCCAGCACAATGGCAACCGAATTTTACCAACCCCTCAAATTTTACAATCGTGAAAGAATGTTATTTTTCACTTTTGCAGGGTCAGGTTGGAATTGTTCAGAAATAGAAACTTCGCGACGAATTTTTGTTTTAACTCTAAACCGAGCTTCAGCTTTGACAGTATCGGACAAAAGATAAATATTCTGTTACCTCTGCATTTCGTTGCAACCATAGAAGAATCGGTTTAGAGTCAAAACTCCCCAGCTTTGACAGTTGAAGGCAACTAACAAAATTTCATGTTACCTCTGCATCTCGTTACAAACCGCAGAAGAATCGGTTTAGAGTCAAAACAAACAGCTTGTTTTGACTTACAATTTTGCCACAGCCATCACTGAAACTACAACCCACAAATTGTAAACACTGACAACCGAGTTACAACTGGTTTTCTCATTTCAAAATTGTGAGTTAAAACAAGAACCCAGCGCACTGGCAACAGAATTTGACCAACCCCTCAAATTTTACAATCGTGAAAGAATGTTTTTTTTCACTTTTGCAGGGTTGGGTTGGAATTGTTCAGAAATAGAAACTTCGCGACGAATTTCTGTTTTAACTCTAAACCGAGCTTCAGCTTTGACAGTATCGGACAAAAGATAAATATTCTGTTACCTCTGCATTTCGTTGCAACCATAGAAGAATCGGTTTAGAGTCAAAACTCCCCAGCTTTGACAGTTGAAGGCAACTAACAAAATTTCCTGTTACCTCTGCATTTCGTTGCAACCACAGAAGAATCGGTTTAGAGTCAAAACTCACCCAGCTCAAAATTGTGAGTTAAAACAAGAACCCTTTTAAAAAACCATCTGTAAAATTCATCCTTTTTCTCCTCCTAAATAGTTGTCTTTCAATTCCTGTTTTTTTGCGATATACAGCAAATGAGATTCCCGTATCTTTCCCATATCGCGATACGAGAACGATACGGGAATCATATTGGAATGTTATTGAGAGAATTCCGGGATCTCTTTGGGAACAAGAAAGAGTCAATTTGTTAATGATTTGCCTTTTGTTGGACATCACAATTTTTCAGATTTGGAGCCCCACCCAAAAATGGAGATTTCAAATTCAACAAACTCATTGACAAATTTATGCCCTATTGCACAATGTAGCTAAAGTGATTTTACTGGAGATACATTATGAATGACCAGTTGCAAGACCTGCTTAAAAAAGTTTATGATGAAGGAGTTGCCAAAGCCAATGCCGAGGCAGAAAAAATTATCTCTGCAGCAAAGGAACAGGCAGACAGCACAATATCCCAAGCCCAGGCAGAGGCAGAAAGAATCTTAAAAGATGCGGAAAAAAGGGCAGCAGACCTGAAAAAAAACACCGAATCCGATTTAAATATGGCTTACAATCACACCCTTACTGCTCTTAAACAAAAAATAACTGATCTTATCCTTTCTGAAGCCCTCAATGCCAAGCTGAACGATGCCTTCAACAATGCTGAATTTGTAAAAAAGATTATTCTGGAAACACTTACTGCCTGGAAGGAAAATGCTGCTTCCGGAACAATTATCATCAGCGAAAAGATGAAACCCCTTTTAGATGAGTTTTATATTAAATCCTTGAAAGATATCTTTGACGGTAAATTGAAGGTTGATTTTTCACCGGTTATGAAACAGGGCTTTATGATCACTCCTGAAGATGGAACTTATAAAATTAAATTTGAGGGAGATGATTTTGCTAACCTGTTTAAGAGTTATTTACGCCCTCGCACTAAGGAAATCCTCTTTGGTAAACAATAGCTTATGAAACAAGAATATTACTATTTTGTTTCCGGCTTGCCCAATATTACTATTGAAGATACAAAACTACCTTGGACTCCGGAAGAATTTTTAGCTGAAGCAAAAACTCAAGTGAGCAAAAAAGATTACCGTCTGCTGCAAATTTTACATCTACCAATGGATTTGGATAATCTTTTGCGGGTTTTGTATAATAGCAATAAAGAGCGTAATAAGGAAGGTCTGTTTGAGGATTCCTTTTGGGAAGAATATCTTACTTTTTTACGAGGTGTTTTAGATAATCCCGAGCTGGCAACTAAAGCGGATTTTGCAGAGCTTCCCGTTTTTATTAAAGAAACGGTGTTAAAGGTGCTGAAACAGGAAGAAAGGCAATCTTTGGCACAAACCGAATTGGAACTCTTAAAAAAATTTTATGCCTGGACTGCAACCAGCTCAAATGAATTTATCAGGGACTGGTTTGCTTTTGATACCCATCTTAAGAATATTTTAACCGCGATAAACGGTCGTAAATTTAATCTGCCTTATGCAGAATATCTTATAGGTGAAGGCGAAATCCTGGAAAAACTTAGTAAAAGCCATACTGCGGATTTTGGTTTAGGTAAAGAAGATGAGCTTTACAATGCCCTTGTCCGCATTTACGAACAAAACAATATTCTCTATCGGGAAAGGGGCTACGATATTTTACGCTGGCGGTGGATTGAGGACTATAACTTCTTCAATTATTTTAATATAGACCGCATTTTAGGTTACTATTGTCAGCTGCGTATTTTGGCTCGGTGGATAAAGTCCTCCCCGGAATTGGGAAAAGAGGTCTTTAATACCATTTTAAGCGATTTGAATAATAGTTTCAGCTTTCCCGAGGACTTCAATATAAAAAGCACCCAAAGAAAATAGAAGGTAACAATTATGACAACAGGTATAGTTAAAGGTATAATTTCCAACCTTGTTCAGGTTGAGGTTTCCGGTCCTGTTTCCCAAAATGAAATCTGCTACATCAATTTAGGGGGAGAGAAATTGATGGCAGAGGTTATCAAAGTTGTAGGAAACATAGCCAATACCCAGGTTTTTGAAAGCACGCGGGGTTTGAAACCCGGCGATACGGTAGAATTTACTAATCGGATGCTGGAAGTGAAACTTGGTCCTGGAATGCTTTCCAAAAACCTTGATGGACTTCAAGGTGATTTAAATAAAAGGAAAGGTGTTTTTCTTACCCGGGGTGAATATACCGATCCCCTGGATGAGGATTCCCTTTGGAAATTTACCCCCATTGCTAAAGTTGGCGATATAGTTAGCGCGGGCGATTGGCTTGGTTCAGTTCCCGAAAGTTGGGTTAATCATAAAATTATGGTTCCTTTCGTGATGGAAGATGAATATACAGTTAAAAGCATTGTGCCTGTAGGTGATTATAAAATAACTGAGACCATTGCCGTTTTAACTGATAAAGAAGGCAAAGATATTGAAGTTAATATGATCCAAAAGTGGCCTGTGAAAATCCCTATTATTGCTTATGTAGAAAAACCGCGTCCCTTCAAACTTCTGGAAACAGGTGTGCGCACAATGGATACTCTGAATCCTATGGTTGAAGGCGGAACGGGCTTTATCCCCGGTCCTTTTGGAGCAGGAAAAACCGTTCTGCAACATTCCATTTCCAAAAATGCGGAAGCGGATATGATTATTATGGCTGCTTGTGGCGAAAGGGCAAATGAAGTTGTGGAACTCTTTGTGGAATTTCCGGAACTGGATGATCCCAGAACAGGCAGAAAACTTATGGAACGAACTATCATTGTTTGTAACACCTCCAATATGCCTGTAGCCGCAAGAGAAGCATCTGTTTATACTGCAATGACGATTGCCGAATATTATAGAAATATGGGATTAAAAGTATTACTTTTGGCTGATTCCACTTCGCGTTGGGCTCAAGCGCTTCGGGAAATGAGTAATAGAATGGAAGAACTTCCCGGTCCTGATGCTTTCCCGATGGACCTTCCTGCTATTATTTCCAGCTTTTATGCCCGTGCCGGATTTGTTTATTTGAAAAGCGGTGCCACCGGTTCTATAACCTTTATTGGAACTGTTTCTCCTGCAGGGGGAAACTTGAAAGAGCCGGTTACGGAATCTACCAAAAAATCAGCTCGCTGTTTTTATGCCCTTTCTCAAGCCCGAGCAGACAGTAAAAGATATCCTGCAGTTGATCCTATTGATTCTTACAGTAAATATCTGGAATATCCTGAAGTGATTGAATACCTGAATGCCAATGTAAATCCGCACTGGGTGAAAGATGTAAACCATACAAAAGATATTCTGTTACGGGGAAAAGAAGCACAGGAACAAATCAATATTTTAGGTGATGATGGAGTTCCTCTTTCCTATCACGATAAATACTGGAAAAGCGAACTGGTAGATAGGATTATTTTACAACAGGATGGCTTTGATAAAGTTGACCAATCCACCCCGATGAAAAGACAGCAATATATGCTGGAATTGATTTTGGGTATCTGTAATGCGGATTTTGTTTTTGAAAGTTACGAAGAGGTTATGCCTTATTACACGCAGCTGATCAATATCTGTAAGCAGATGAATTATATGGAATTTCAAACCCCCGAATTTAATAAATACGAAGCGGATCTTAATAAAATAGTTGAGGAAAGGAGAGCTAAATAATGGAAACCCAAGCTTTTCAAAAGATATATACTAAACTCAATCAAATAACTAAAGCTACTTGCACCGTTCAGGCAACCGAAGTAGGAAATGAAGAATTGGCTACAGTTGCAGGACGATTGGCTCAGGTAGTTAAAATAATCGGTGATAATGTTACTTTACAGATTTTTGCCGGAACTGAAGGAATTGGAACTGATGCCGAGGTTGTCTTTTTTGGAAAAGCGCCTACTTTGAAAGTTAGCGATGAATTAGGCGGAAGATTTTTTAATGCTTATGGTGAGCCCATTGACGGGGGTCCTGAAATTGAAGGTGAAGAAGTAGAAATTGGCGGTCCTTCCGTAAATCCCGTTCGCCGTAAACAACCCTCAGAATTGATTGCCACAGGAATTGCCGGTATTGATTTGAATAATACTTTGGTTACCGGACAGAAAATACCTTTCTTCGCCGATCCTGATCAACCCTACAATGAAGTGATGGCTATGGTTGCCTTACGAGCTCAAAGTGATAAAATAATTTTAGGGGGAATGGGTCTTTCCAACGATGATTATCTGCTTTATAAAAACACCTTTGAAAATGCCGGTGTGATTGATAGGATAGTTTCTTTCGTGAATACTACGGAAAACCCGACTGTGGAACGTTTGCTGGTTCCTAATATGGCACTTACAGCGGCAGAATATTTTGCTTTGGAAAAACACGAAAAGGTCTTGGTGCTATTAACTGATATGACCCTATACTGTGATGCCTTAAGTATTGTTTCCAACCGTATGGACCAAATTCCTTCCAAGGATAGTATGCCCGGTTCACTTTATAGCGATTTGGCAAAGCTTTATGAAAAGGCAGTGCAATTTCCCGATGGGGGCTCTATAACAATTATTGCGGTTACAACTCTTTCGGGAGGAGATATTACTCATGCCATTCCAGATAATACCGGTTACATAACTGAAGGGCAGCTTTTCCTGAAAAGAGATACAGATATTGGCAAAGTTATTGTTGATCCCTTCCGTTCGCTTTCGCGTTTGAAACAACTGGTTATAGGTAAAAAGACCAGAGCAGACCATCCGCAAGTGATGAATACCGCAGTTCGGCTTTATGCTGATGCTGCTAATGCTAAAACCAAGCTGGAAAACGGATTTGACTTATCCGATTACGATCTTCGCGTGCTTGATTTTGCCAAAGAATATTCCGATAAAATCCTGGCTGTTGATGTTAATATCAGCACCGATGAAATGCTGGATAGAACCTGGGAACTTTTCCAGAAGTATTTCAACCGTGCTGAAATAGGTATCAAGGATGAATTTATGAATCTGTATTGGAAGAAAGGATGAACCTGAAATTTCAGTATAATAAAATCTCTCAGTTGCAGCTGATTAAACAACTGGCGGTAAGGCAAAGAGCATTGCCCACCTTGAAAAACAAAGAAAGCGCTTTACGCCTGGAAGTTAAAAAAGCCCGCGACCA
This window harbors:
- a CDS encoding Sua5/YciO/YrdC/YwlC family protein codes for the protein MLVLKDPGLRKLERFISSNPLTHSTILHWTGSMWGIGCRLSSIETIARIEELKQRPDKEGFIALIPDISVLEQDKIPSALRPLMHQYWPGNLTLVFNYEDAIFAQIAKGNKVALRVPSDPALRALISLLGEPLISTSVNISGLHPEENYDRIVRNYASWFDFALLPASREMKSSSVPSTIVEYISSEESGSNDEIKCLREGSIPFYEIKQGFQLPVVMFVCSANICRSPMAEKLFRKMIRDNNLALATDSCGLMVGGQMISLNALQLLLERGILDAQQHISKQVTPQLMSSSWLILTMEERQRDLLRNAYPNSARRIWTLNEFVGEQGDIDDPFGSNLESYKKTFEIIEDRLQRLMEKLITNELRI
- a CDS encoding peptidoglycan DD-metalloendopeptidase family protein codes for the protein MPHKWLIFLLCVFFTVYYADELEDKMQQLREMQRQLESTEQKVKQTQTKKQKTEKEINRTASLKQRTEKNLQKLKTEEKIVQDSLQSVEQRISDTEMRLSDMHREQNAELDLLLRVDKSYKKLNVRHRDQRLLKAFIEGTRQKIDILSGYKIALTQVQELHREHATKVSRTMKTESSKKTGYEKQIKTLSTQSQKLTEEQKKLQAQVAKLKKDSSELESLIAQLMKQQGKEPASYQFTGKKISWPLRGKIIRSYGEETRSYGTSVVSNGIDIAAKEGTKVVASDDGEVIFADRYGGQGKLLIIDHKNGFFTLYAYNSELLVSRGAKVKKGQTIAKSGSTGSASQPSLHFELRKDGKAINPIPYLE
- a CDS encoding ABC transporter ATP-binding protein translates to MNKHLKWILEQYKSQKWFVLIMVVLTLLSSVVSIAFPYVFKEMLDLLKDILQFPAKYPEPMQAVYRIIKILFAIGLAELVTGIYPGIRGWVNMRFEHSLRVFYFKHILTKDFTFFQKFRTGDIVTRLTDDLSDFPRVSWFLCSGIFRAFNSFSMILFALVVMFSINVKLTLLSIAPLPFMMLIFYFTSDKVYTNYNRNQQAISAINNQLEMSFSGIRIVKSFVSEEKYNRFFDIALNKRFKTEMSMVKLNAILSLLWQYIDYIAQIGVILFGGYLAVKGEITVGTFFLFYTYLSMMIYPLIDLPQLFVSGKQAFVNIDRLEEMKSYPTLNDELNGQHKVKEFSTLSFENVSFQYPDKPSPVLKNVSFELNKGERMLILGATGSGKTTIANLLLGLLKYDSGTIKINGKPINEIDVKSLRNIVAYVPQEPLLFGGSVKDNILFAVEKASEREYQIAVKTSQLEDEIASFPEKDATFVGNRGLSVSGGQKQRLTIARALVKKPQLLILDDITASLDAENEEKLWQALDENYPGIAAIVISHRLSTLRYVDTVLFIDSNGYAYKGTHDFLVFNNKEYHDFLREHLKEEKEK
- a CDS encoding ABC transporter ATP-binding protein, which translates into the protein MAEKKQTFTYYLKLLFPFVKKDLGLLFFGLFAMLITSGLRLLNPLILAQIIDHSIPDKNMAQMFRYGFYFIAVVLLSGLLSYLQILLLSRLGIKIITKFKGDVFSHLLKLPVSWFNKQPVGELIARVESDSERVKVLFSDLSITIIGNVLFFIGGFIILFILQWKITIYILPAIILCGIGYWFLFKYLNKFFRQIRERYAVITAKITDYVQGIQMIQALNQEKRALKDVEKASKEKKKIEVHTQMIEYSSQSIFSFMINVVFIIIVILVSAPKIIAGTLTVGILIVFIQYIYQLVWPLMQISENVMQIQRSFASLKRILELTELPSEDDIFTGTQIPVFEQEIKFENVWFAYKENEWVLKDVSFTIPKGKKIALVGASGSGKTTTVSLLCGFYPVEKGRILIDGVPLSEMNFREWRKKIGLILQDVYLFPGSILENVRVYNDQIDEEKVQKAISIVQLDEFIRKLPEGINAELAERGQNISQGEKQLVSFARALAFESEIIIMDEATASIDPQTEAKIQRSMENLLAGKTALIVAHRLTSVLDADEILYFSDGRITARGKHNELLQKSPEYQKLVELQMLKVQDE
- a CDS encoding DUF2764 family protein; translated protein: MKQEYYYFVSGLPNITIEDTKLPWTPEEFLAEAKTQVSKKDYRLLQILHLPMDLDNLLRVLYNSNKERNKEGLFEDSFWEEYLTFLRGVLDNPELATKADFAELPVFIKETVLKVLKQEERQSLAQTELELLKKFYAWTATSSNEFIRDWFAFDTHLKNILTAINGRKFNLPYAEYLIGEGEILEKLSKSHTADFGLGKEDELYNALVRIYEQNNILYRERGYDILRWRWIEDYNFFNYFNIDRILGYYCQLRILARWIKSSPELGKEVFNTILSDLNNSFSFPEDFNIKSTQRK
- a CDS encoding V-type ATP synthase subunit A codes for the protein MTTGIVKGIISNLVQVEVSGPVSQNEICYINLGGEKLMAEVIKVVGNIANTQVFESTRGLKPGDTVEFTNRMLEVKLGPGMLSKNLDGLQGDLNKRKGVFLTRGEYTDPLDEDSLWKFTPIAKVGDIVSAGDWLGSVPESWVNHKIMVPFVMEDEYTVKSIVPVGDYKITETIAVLTDKEGKDIEVNMIQKWPVKIPIIAYVEKPRPFKLLETGVRTMDTLNPMVEGGTGFIPGPFGAGKTVLQHSISKNAEADMIIMAACGERANEVVELFVEFPELDDPRTGRKLMERTIIVCNTSNMPVAAREASVYTAMTIAEYYRNMGLKVLLLADSTSRWAQALREMSNRMEELPGPDAFPMDLPAIISSFYARAGFVYLKSGATGSITFIGTVSPAGGNLKEPVTESTKKSARCFYALSQARADSKRYPAVDPIDSYSKYLEYPEVIEYLNANVNPHWVKDVNHTKDILLRGKEAQEQINILGDDGVPLSYHDKYWKSELVDRIILQQDGFDKVDQSTPMKRQQYMLELILGICNADFVFESYEEVMPYYTQLINICKQMNYMEFQTPEFNKYEADLNKIVEERRAK
- a CDS encoding V-type ATP synthase subunit B, whose translation is METQAFQKIYTKLNQITKATCTVQATEVGNEELATVAGRLAQVVKIIGDNVTLQIFAGTEGIGTDAEVVFFGKAPTLKVSDELGGRFFNAYGEPIDGGPEIEGEEVEIGGPSVNPVRRKQPSELIATGIAGIDLNNTLVTGQKIPFFADPDQPYNEVMAMVALRAQSDKIILGGMGLSNDDYLLYKNTFENAGVIDRIVSFVNTTENPTVERLLVPNMALTAAEYFALEKHEKVLVLLTDMTLYCDALSIVSNRMDQIPSKDSMPGSLYSDLAKLYEKAVQFPDGGSITIIAVTTLSGGDITHAIPDNTGYITEGQLFLKRDTDIGKVIVDPFRSLSRLKQLVIGKKTRADHPQVMNTAVRLYADAANAKTKLENGFDLSDYDLRVLDFAKEYSDKILAVDVNISTDEMLDRTWELFQKYFNRAEIGIKDEFMNLYWKKG